In Silvanigrella paludirubra, the following are encoded in one genomic region:
- a CDS encoding DEAD/DEAH box helicase family protein translates to MSNFSFLQADWEFLYEAANKAENSIHHDPRTSCFYTRRCLELAVSWLYKFDNSLSMPYQDNLSSLIHEKTFKDLVGEALFQKMRIITKLGNNAVHSNREVTTRDAMSTVKELFHICYWLARGYNKYQKLPESLIFDDSLVPQTILVPKKTIEQLKKYETEYQEQKEKNSKLINDKTNLDSEIEKLRAEIAEIKKLNSARIDTHDYSEEQTRDYFIDLLLKEAGWSLGNEKDREYKVTGMPSNSGVGYVDYVLWGDDGKPLGVVEAKRTKKDPQIGKEQAKLYADCLEKEHGVRPVIFYTNGYDHYLWDDLNYPPRKVQGFYTKQELQLLIQRRNTKKSIVDAEINDEIAGRYYQYRAIKKICESFEKEKNRKALVVMATGTGKTRTVIALCDVLMQSNWVKRVLFLADRVSLVKQALNAFKKFLPNSSPVNLIEDHAGQGRVCVSTYQTMMGLINETNEEKRIFTPGYFDLIIVDEAHRSVYQKYKHIFSYFDSLLVGLTATPRSEIDRNTYDLFDLQENVPTDAYELSIAIEEKYLVPPIPTSVPTWFLREGIKYNELSDQEKQQWDEIEWSEGADEIRPQTIDASALNNWLFNVNTVDKVLEYLMTRGICVNGGDRIGKTIIFAKNQAHANFIAERFDANYPHYKGSFAKIITHSTAYAQNILEDFSIKEKDPHIAISVDMLDTGIDVPEVVNLVFFKMVRSKTKFWQMIGRGTRLCPDLFAPGKDKENFYIFDYCQNLEFFGQNPELKEPSVQKSISHRLFTTRLEYIQSLNNDANYIGIINDTKKELHKEIAAINVENFVVRHYRKSVEKFANFDSWKELTEDDYEALSNEVAGLPCELEAEPQELKRFDILMYQMQISILNDQLDYQKYSEKLISICNLLQEKSNIPSVAKHMDLIIDIQNEEWWQDINIPILENTRKNLRNLVVFIEKSQRRIVYTNFEDIIDEGTIVPIPISGENSNFSAEGNLENFKIKAQLFLKKHLNHISIHKIKMNVPLTKQDLLEVEKIFIENNIGNEESIHLISQQSDGLGVFIRSLVGLDKEAAKNAFSEFLNGKTLRSSQVDFINLIINYLTAKGNMDPKLLYESPFTDLSNKGPEGIFNIKEIDHICDILSIIHKNAKVA, encoded by the coding sequence ATGAGCAACTTTTCTTTTCTTCAAGCAGATTGGGAGTTCCTATACGAAGCAGCAAATAAAGCAGAAAATTCGATACATCATGATCCACGAACGTCTTGTTTTTATACAAGACGTTGTCTTGAGCTTGCTGTTTCTTGGTTATATAAGTTCGATAATTCATTAAGCATGCCTTACCAAGATAATTTAAGTTCCCTTATTCATGAAAAAACATTTAAAGACCTTGTTGGCGAAGCATTATTTCAAAAAATGCGGATCATTACAAAACTAGGTAACAATGCTGTTCACAGCAATAGAGAAGTAACAACCAGAGACGCGATGTCAACGGTAAAAGAATTATTTCACATATGTTATTGGTTAGCGCGGGGATATAATAAATATCAAAAACTACCCGAGTCATTAATCTTTGATGATTCTTTAGTCCCCCAAACAATTCTTGTTCCAAAAAAGACCATTGAACAATTAAAAAAATACGAAACCGAATATCAAGAACAAAAAGAAAAAAATTCCAAATTAATAAATGATAAAACAAATTTAGATTCTGAAATTGAAAAATTAAGAGCAGAGATTGCAGAAATTAAAAAGCTAAATTCGGCAAGAATAGATACCCATGATTACTCCGAAGAGCAAACGCGAGATTATTTTATTGATCTCTTATTAAAAGAAGCAGGTTGGTCTTTAGGTAATGAAAAAGATCGAGAATATAAAGTAACAGGCATGCCAAGCAATTCAGGCGTTGGGTATGTTGACTATGTTTTGTGGGGGGATGATGGCAAACCACTTGGCGTTGTCGAAGCTAAACGTACTAAAAAAGATCCACAAATAGGGAAAGAACAAGCAAAACTGTATGCCGATTGCTTAGAAAAAGAACATGGTGTGCGTCCCGTTATTTTTTACACAAATGGCTACGATCATTATTTGTGGGATGATTTAAATTATCCTCCAAGAAAAGTTCAGGGTTTTTATACAAAACAAGAACTGCAACTCTTAATCCAGAGACGTAACACAAAAAAATCTATAGTTGATGCAGAAATAAATGATGAAATTGCAGGCCGTTATTATCAATACCGTGCCATAAAAAAAATATGCGAATCTTTTGAAAAAGAAAAAAATCGCAAAGCTTTGGTTGTTATGGCCACAGGAACAGGTAAAACGAGAACTGTTATTGCTCTGTGCGATGTTCTTATGCAAAGTAATTGGGTAAAACGAGTTTTGTTTTTAGCGGATAGAGTTTCGCTTGTAAAACAAGCTTTAAATGCGTTTAAAAAATTTCTGCCAAATTCTTCGCCTGTTAATTTAATTGAAGACCATGCAGGACAAGGGCGTGTGTGTGTTTCAACTTATCAGACTATGATGGGATTAATTAACGAAACAAATGAAGAAAAAAGAATTTTTACCCCAGGTTATTTTGATTTAATTATTGTAGATGAAGCACACCGTTCCGTATATCAAAAATACAAACATATTTTTAGTTACTTTGATTCGTTGCTTGTGGGGCTTACTGCTACTCCAAGAAGTGAAATAGATAGAAACACTTACGATCTTTTTGATCTCCAAGAAAATGTTCCAACAGATGCTTATGAATTATCAATTGCCATAGAAGAAAAATATTTAGTTCCTCCTATTCCTACTTCTGTTCCTACATGGTTTTTACGAGAAGGAATTAAATACAATGAACTTTCAGATCAAGAAAAACAGCAATGGGATGAAATAGAATGGAGTGAAGGAGCAGATGAAATAAGACCTCAAACCATTGATGCTAGTGCTCTCAATAACTGGCTCTTTAACGTGAATACCGTAGATAAAGTTTTAGAATATTTAATGACGCGAGGTATTTGTGTAAATGGTGGCGATCGAATTGGAAAAACTATTATATTTGCAAAAAACCAAGCACACGCAAATTTTATTGCGGAGCGTTTTGATGCAAATTATCCTCATTATAAAGGTTCATTTGCCAAAATTATTACCCATAGTACAGCCTATGCACAAAATATTTTGGAAGACTTTTCAATAAAAGAGAAAGATCCACACATAGCCATTTCTGTAGATATGCTTGATACAGGGATAGATGTTCCAGAAGTTGTGAATCTTGTCTTTTTTAAAATGGTCAGATCAAAAACCAAGTTTTGGCAAATGATAGGTCGCGGTACTCGTTTATGCCCTGATTTATTTGCTCCAGGCAAAGACAAAGAAAATTTTTATATTTTTGATTATTGTCAAAACTTAGAATTTTTTGGACAAAATCCAGAACTAAAAGAACCTTCTGTTCAAAAATCTATTTCACATCGTTTATTTACTACAAGGCTTGAATATATTCAAAGTTTAAATAATGATGCCAATTACATTGGAATTATTAATGACACAAAAAAGGAACTACACAAAGAAATAGCAGCAATAAATGTAGAGAATTTTGTAGTCAGGCACTATAGAAAAAGTGTTGAAAAATTTGCTAATTTTGATTCTTGGAAAGAATTAACTGAAGATGATTATGAAGCCCTGTCTAACGAAGTTGCTGGCCTACCATGTGAATTAGAAGCAGAGCCTCAAGAATTAAAAAGATTTGATATTTTAATGTACCAAATGCAAATATCTATATTAAACGACCAATTAGACTATCAAAAGTATTCTGAAAAATTAATTTCAATTTGTAATTTGCTTCAAGAAAAATCGAATATACCTAGCGTAGCTAAACATATGGATCTTATAATAGACATTCAAAATGAAGAATGGTGGCAAGATATCAACATTCCTATACTTGAAAATACACGAAAAAATCTTAGAAATTTAGTTGTCTTTATTGAAAAATCTCAAAGAAGAATTGTTTATACCAATTTTGAGGACATAATTGATGAAGGCACAATTGTTCCTATTCCAATTTCAGGGGAAAATAGTAACTTTTCTGCTGAGGGAAATTTAGAAAACTTTAAAATAAAAGCACAATTATTTTTAAAAAAACATTTAAATCATATATCAATTCATAAAATTAAAATGAATGTTCCTTTAACAAAACAAGATCTTTTAGAAGTTGAAAAAATATTTATTGAAAATAATATTGGGAACGAAGAGTCTATTCATCTT
- a CDS encoding restriction endonuclease subunit S, translating into MKAWEQVFLTEICRPKQWPTITQEQLTEIGYPVYGANGVIGYFDRYNHEEPTILITCRGATCGTINVCESKSYVTGNAMALDNLDTLKVNQDYLAHFLKHKGFKYIITGAAQPQITLQSLGKYKIDLPPLPEQKRIADILDRADELRTKRRQAIEHLNELKKSIFLDMFGDPVTNSKGWVIKPLEQLVHEFRYGTSNKSGEKGYPTLRIPNVFQGELNFEEIKNVLVDDSEFHRLKLQEGDLLIVRTNGNQNYVGRCAVFETCRVIESGYDDNIFIYASYLIRLRLRNEVNSIYLRDFLLSQEGRRQLLSKSKTSAGQYNINTQGLGSINIPIPCPNLQKKYINRIVVISKQIKIYQLFFEQLNNLFSSLQDRAFKGELSKNDSLESILKNHAKNQNKQPESQL; encoded by the coding sequence ATGAAAGCGTGGGAACAAGTTTTTTTAACTGAGATTTGCAGACCAAAACAGTGGCCAACAATCACACAAGAACAGTTAACTGAAATCGGATATCCTGTTTATGGTGCAAATGGAGTTATTGGATATTTTGATCGTTACAATCATGAAGAACCCACAATATTAATTACATGTAGAGGTGCTACATGTGGAACTATCAACGTGTGTGAATCAAAATCATACGTCACTGGAAATGCAATGGCACTTGATAATCTTGATACTTTAAAAGTTAATCAAGATTATCTGGCTCATTTTTTAAAGCATAAAGGTTTTAAATATATAATTACCGGTGCAGCGCAGCCACAAATTACTCTTCAATCGCTTGGAAAATATAAAATAGATCTCCCCCCCCTCCCAGAACAAAAAAGAATTGCAGACATTCTTGATCGCGCTGACGAACTTCGCACAAAACGCCGCCAAGCTATTGAGCATCTGAATGAACTTAAAAAATCTATTTTTTTGGATATGTTTGGTGATCCTGTGACAAATTCGAAGGGATGGGTAATTAAGCCCCTGGAGCAATTAGTTCATGAATTCAGATACGGAACATCAAATAAATCGGGTGAAAAGGGTTATCCAACATTAAGAATTCCAAATGTTTTTCAGGGTGAATTAAATTTTGAAGAAATTAAAAATGTTTTAGTTGATGATTCAGAATTTCATAGATTAAAATTACAAGAGGGTGATTTATTAATTGTAAGAACAAATGGTAATCAAAATTATGTTGGCAGATGCGCTGTTTTTGAAACTTGTCGAGTAATTGAATCTGGGTACGATGATAATATATTTATTTATGCATCATATCTTATTAGATTAAGATTAAGGAATGAAGTTAATTCTATTTATTTACGCGATTTTCTTTTAAGTCAAGAAGGTCGACGACAATTATTATCTAAAAGCAAAACTTCTGCAGGACAGTATAATATTAATACACAAGGACTTGGGTCTATAAATATTCCAATCCCTTGTCCCAATCTTCAAAAAAAATACATTAACCGTATTGTTGTTATTTCAAAACAGATTAAAATTTATCAATTATTTTTTGAACAACTTAATAACTTATTCTCCTCCCTCCAAGACCGCGCCTTTAAAGGCGAACTTAGCAAAAATGATTCCTTAGAAAGTATTTTAAAAAACCATGCAAAAAACCAAAACAAACAACCAGAGAGCCAATTATGA
- a CDS encoding type I restriction-modification system subunit M: MLTGELRNQIDKIWDSFWTGGISNPLEVLEQITYLLFIRRLDDLQTLEENKATRLKKSMEKQIFPNGKDQKGRNYQDLRWSRFKNQSPAEMFTVISEHVFPFLRNLGGDGSTYSGHMKDARFTIPTPALLAKVVDLLDQVPMEDRDTKGDLYEYMLGKIATAGQNGQFRTPRHIIRLMVEMMKPNPKDVICDPASGTCGFLVAASEYLREKHPEILRDAKLKDHFHHKAFHGFDFDSTMLRIGSMNMLLHGVENPDVLYRDSLSQDHSDEEEKYTLLLANPPFAGSLDNENVAKNLQQVVKTKKTELLFLALILQLLKPGGRAAVIVPDGVLFGSSKAHKELRKMIVEEQKLDAVVSLPGGVFKPYAGVSTAILFFTKTNSGGTDSVWFYDVKADGWSLDDKRTPLLSEDKLGATIQVKLNSDELNKNNLPDVLSRFEKRNTEERKRKRTEQSFCVPKKDIVAQDYDLSLNRYKEVVHEEVEHRAPLEILADLAKLETEIQRGMKELEGMLG, from the coding sequence ATGCTTACAGGTGAATTAAGAAATCAAATCGACAAAATCTGGGACTCCTTTTGGACTGGTGGAATTTCAAACCCACTAGAGGTTCTTGAACAAATTACATATTTACTCTTCATACGACGCCTTGATGATCTTCAAACTCTAGAAGAAAACAAAGCGACCCGCTTAAAAAAATCCATGGAAAAACAAATTTTCCCCAATGGAAAAGATCAAAAAGGACGAAACTACCAAGATTTGCGTTGGTCGCGTTTTAAAAACCAATCCCCCGCAGAAATGTTTACGGTGATTAGCGAACATGTGTTTCCTTTTCTTCGAAATTTGGGTGGCGATGGTTCTACGTATTCAGGTCATATGAAGGACGCTCGTTTTACGATACCAACACCTGCATTGCTTGCAAAAGTTGTTGATTTACTCGATCAAGTTCCTATGGAAGATAGAGATACCAAAGGCGATTTGTATGAATATATGCTCGGTAAAATTGCGACAGCAGGTCAAAATGGACAATTTCGTACTCCAAGACACATCATTCGTTTGATGGTTGAAATGATGAAACCAAATCCCAAAGATGTGATTTGCGATCCTGCTAGTGGCACATGCGGTTTTTTAGTGGCAGCCAGTGAATATTTACGCGAAAAACACCCTGAAATACTCCGAGATGCAAAACTAAAAGATCACTTTCATCACAAAGCTTTTCATGGTTTTGATTTTGATAGCACGATGTTACGTATTGGTAGTATGAATATGCTTTTGCACGGTGTGGAAAATCCCGATGTTTTGTATCGTGATTCTCTGTCACAAGATCATTCCGATGAAGAGGAAAAATACACGTTACTTCTTGCAAATCCACCCTTTGCTGGTTCTCTTGATAATGAAAATGTTGCTAAAAATTTACAACAAGTGGTGAAAACCAAAAAAACCGAATTGTTATTTCTTGCCCTTATTTTACAGCTTTTAAAACCAGGCGGACGTGCTGCTGTCATTGTTCCCGATGGAGTTTTATTTGGCTCCAGTAAAGCACATAAAGAGTTACGAAAAATGATTGTGGAAGAACAAAAACTCGATGCTGTTGTTTCTTTACCTGGCGGTGTTTTTAAACCTTATGCTGGTGTTTCAACCGCAATTTTATTTTTTACAAAAACAAATTCTGGTGGAACTGACTCGGTTTGGTTTTATGATGTTAAAGCGGACGGTTGGAGTTTAGATGACAAACGTACCCCTTTATTAAGTGAAGATAAACTTGGTGCTACAATACAAGTTAAATTAAATAGTGATGAATTAAATAAAAATAATTTACCCGATGTCCTTTCTCGTTTCGAAAAAAGAAATACAGAAGAACGAAAACGCAAACGTACCGAACAAAGTTTTTGTGTTCCTAAAAAAGATATTGTCGCTCAAGACTACGATTTAAGTTTGAACCGCTACAAAGAAGTTGTGCATGAGGAAGTAGAACATCGTGCTCCTTTAGAAATTCTTGCAGACCTTGCGAAATTAGAAACCGAAATTCAGCGAGGGATGAAAGAGTTAGAAGGGATGTTGGGATGA
- a CDS encoding sulfite exporter TauE/SafE family protein: MIEIFYLLLLGSFTGILAGLLGIGGGIILVPTLLWVFQNQPQINQNHLMQIVLATSLTTIIFTAISSIRAHQKRKAIQWSLVKKLAPGMVLGTLLGAFVASSLSNNILKIIFGTFLLLISLQLLIQAEPKAMKEFPGKIGSGLSGFLIGNMSALVGIGGGSLVVPLLLWFRIPVRNAIATSAACGLPIALAGALGYVLVGIKNGLGFTAGYIYWPAVFSIVPTSLLFVPLGAKLAHSMPVGVLKKIFAVFLILISSKMLISNLL; this comes from the coding sequence ATGATTGAAATTTTTTATTTACTTTTATTAGGTTCTTTTACTGGAATTTTAGCTGGATTACTTGGTATTGGTGGAGGAATAATTCTTGTTCCTACATTATTATGGGTTTTTCAAAATCAACCACAAATAAATCAAAATCATTTAATGCAAATTGTTTTAGCAACATCTTTAACAACAATCATATTTACTGCCATTTCATCCATACGTGCTCATCAAAAAAGAAAAGCAATTCAATGGAGTTTAGTAAAAAAACTTGCCCCTGGAATGGTTTTAGGTACTTTATTAGGAGCTTTTGTTGCGAGCTCTTTATCAAATAATATTTTGAAAATTATTTTTGGAACTTTTCTTTTGTTAATTTCTCTACAGCTTTTAATACAAGCAGAGCCAAAAGCCATGAAAGAATTTCCAGGTAAAATTGGAAGTGGTTTGAGTGGTTTTTTAATAGGAAATATGAGCGCTTTAGTTGGTATAGGTGGAGGTTCTTTAGTTGTTCCTTTATTGCTTTGGTTTCGTATTCCAGTCCGTAATGCGATTGCTACATCTGCGGCTTGCGGATTGCCAATAGCTCTAGCAGGTGCATTAGGTTATGTTTTAGTTGGAATAAAAAATGGGCTTGGCTTTACAGCTGGATACATTTATTGGCCTGCTGTTTTTTCAATTGTCCCTACAAGCCTTTTGTTTGTTCCTTTAGGTGCTAAACTTGCTCACTCTATGCCTGTTGGTGTTTTAAAGAAAATATTTGCTGTATTTTTAATATTAATTAGCTCAAAAATGTTAATAAGCAATTTATTGTAA
- a CDS encoding isocitrate lyase/PEP mutase family protein produces the protein MIHNYQHSGSLLLKFLEEGSLLVNVGVYDAASALIASQFPETKGLFVSGLGYTYSQFAWPDVGLINSNEIINAAKIIRSNNPDIFLTCDIDSGLGGKEQLRRTCTELKNLGVSAVQLEDQTLDDKVCGHIPTKVVRPLQESVDRLSLALEASYPMQVIARTDSSFKNEEAFNRLNAFMNAGAQIVIVDGINELELNEVIKFVNKRAFIMANVVDGGKLKQHSASYFQKLGISIMNLSAPLLFSSIFAMKQRMEWMIKNNWENISNEKITPLSEVNKLMTENYNFFISNNRKSKIV, from the coding sequence ATGATACATAATTATCAACATTCAGGATCATTATTGCTTAAATTTTTAGAGGAAGGATCATTACTTGTAAATGTTGGCGTTTATGATGCAGCTTCTGCTTTAATCGCTTCACAATTTCCAGAAACGAAGGGATTATTTGTAAGTGGTTTAGGTTATACCTATTCCCAATTTGCTTGGCCAGATGTCGGATTAATTAACTCAAATGAAATTATTAATGCGGCAAAAATTATTCGCTCAAATAATCCGGATATATTTTTAACCTGTGATATTGATTCTGGATTAGGAGGGAAAGAACAATTAAGAAGAACATGTACTGAATTAAAAAATTTAGGAGTCTCTGCTGTCCAATTAGAAGATCAAACTTTAGATGATAAAGTTTGTGGTCATATTCCTACAAAAGTAGTTCGACCATTGCAAGAATCCGTAGATCGTCTTTCCTTAGCTCTTGAGGCGTCCTATCCTATGCAGGTTATTGCGCGAACGGATTCTTCTTTTAAAAATGAGGAAGCGTTTAATCGATTAAATGCATTTATGAACGCAGGCGCTCAAATTGTAATTGTAGATGGGATAAATGAATTAGAGTTAAATGAAGTGATTAAATTTGTGAATAAAAGAGCTTTTATTATGGCAAATGTTGTCGATGGAGGAAAATTAAAACAACACTCTGCAAGTTATTTTCAAAAGCTTGGTATTTCAATTATGAATTTAAGTGCACCTTTATTATTTAGCTCAATATTTGCCATGAAACAACGGATGGAATGGATGATTAAAAATAACTGGGAAAATATATCAAATGAAAAAATCACACCTCTTTCAGAAGTTAATAAATTAATGACAGAAAATTATAATTTTTTTATTTCAAATAATAGAAAGAGTAAAATTGTATGA
- a CDS encoding cation:proton antiporter: MNHIPQLIIDLAVILGVAAIVTYVFRKINQPVVLGYIVAGIIVGPYTHPFFSIVDVDSLKTLAELGVIFLMFALGLEFSFRRLAKVGVSAAGTAIIQIIVMITLGLTTAKLLGWTNMDSIFLGCMIAISSTTIIIKAFEELGLKKKRFAELVFGILIVEDLAAILMIVALTNISLTSSFNGIELLIAGGKLAVVVGAWFLIGIFLVPRLVKKVGQQNNSEMLVVVAIALCLGLVALASYFNYSVALGAFIMGSIIAESPEAKRIEHLVEPLKDIFGAVFFVSVGMLLDPNAILNNLGAILLISAVIIFGKLSSVTFGSILTGQRVPNALQTGFSLAQIGEFSFIIATLGISFKVIDDKLYPIIVTASIITTFTTPYLIKASVNISQKIENKIPKKINEYINSYINRFQKFSIIEEKQKTFNLKIMKWFLNLIAIITIYSIISVKFEPFINGYVESEKLSKLFSWITAFLIAAPSTWAMLNTFQCNPNDLSTQKSLRIKALVLFISRIITILIIGSLSLNFIPSLISVSIVIIASLIFLLFFRRQISQYYAWFETQFKSNFNQESTKQMCDVNSILAPWDAHLIEINVPNNSFISGKSIIESNLRDLYGINIVGILREESSFISPKPKEIIFPGDILLCFATDEEIEQLRQELEKSTKENNKTKEVIDYCLQKFIIKKESYLNEILIKDTKISEDYHCTIVGIERENVRIKNPKADSILKEDDILWIVGENQMLESIRNNI, from the coding sequence ATGAATCATATACCACAACTTATTATTGATTTAGCAGTTATTTTGGGAGTAGCTGCTATTGTCACTTATGTATTTCGGAAAATAAATCAGCCTGTTGTTTTAGGATATATTGTTGCTGGTATTATTGTTGGCCCTTATACACACCCGTTTTTTTCCATAGTCGACGTCGATTCGCTTAAAACGTTAGCAGAACTTGGCGTTATCTTTCTTATGTTTGCACTAGGTTTGGAATTTAGCTTTCGCCGATTAGCTAAAGTAGGGGTATCTGCTGCAGGAACAGCAATCATTCAAATTATAGTTATGATTACATTAGGCCTAACAACAGCTAAATTATTAGGCTGGACAAACATGGATTCCATTTTTTTAGGATGCATGATTGCCATATCTTCAACTACAATCATTATAAAAGCATTTGAAGAACTTGGATTAAAAAAGAAACGCTTTGCCGAATTGGTTTTTGGAATTTTAATTGTAGAAGATCTTGCTGCTATTTTAATGATTGTTGCACTTACAAATATTTCTTTAACATCAAGTTTTAATGGAATTGAGTTATTAATAGCGGGTGGAAAACTAGCTGTTGTTGTAGGAGCATGGTTTTTAATTGGGATATTTTTAGTACCAAGATTAGTTAAAAAAGTAGGACAACAAAATAATAGCGAAATGCTAGTTGTTGTAGCAATAGCATTATGTTTAGGTCTTGTTGCTTTAGCATCTTATTTTAATTACTCCGTTGCGCTTGGCGCCTTTATTATGGGTTCTATAATTGCAGAAAGTCCAGAGGCAAAAAGAATAGAGCATTTAGTAGAGCCCTTAAAAGATATTTTTGGCGCTGTTTTTTTTGTTTCCGTTGGTATGCTTTTAGATCCCAATGCTATTTTAAATAATTTGGGAGCAATTTTATTAATTTCTGCTGTAATTATTTTTGGTAAATTATCATCTGTCACTTTTGGATCGATATTAACAGGACAAAGAGTTCCTAATGCTTTACAAACTGGATTTAGTTTAGCACAAATTGGTGAGTTCTCATTTATTATCGCTACTCTTGGTATTAGTTTTAAAGTAATTGATGATAAACTATATCCTATTATCGTAACTGCATCTATCATAACAACATTTACAACACCCTATTTAATAAAAGCATCGGTAAATATTTCACAAAAAATTGAAAATAAAATTCCCAAAAAAATAAATGAATACATTAATAGTTATATAAATAGATTTCAGAAATTTAGTATAATCGAAGAAAAACAAAAAACATTTAATTTAAAAATAATGAAATGGTTTTTAAATTTAATTGCAATCATAACTATTTATTCTATTATTTCTGTAAAATTTGAGCCTTTTATAAATGGGTATGTTGAGTCTGAAAAATTATCAAAATTATTTTCTTGGATTACTGCTTTTTTAATTGCAGCTCCTAGCACTTGGGCTATGCTCAATACATTTCAATGCAATCCAAATGATCTCTCCACTCAAAAAAGCCTTCGCATTAAAGCATTGGTATTATTTATAAGTAGAATTATAACTATTTTAATAATTGGCTCTCTAAGTTTGAATTTTATTCCTTCGCTTATTTCAGTTTCTATAGTCATAATTGCATCTCTCATTTTTTTATTATTCTTTAGAAGACAAATTTCACAATATTATGCTTGGTTTGAAACACAATTTAAATCTAATTTCAATCAAGAATCCACAAAACAAATGTGTGATGTGAACTCTATATTAGCCCCATGGGATGCTCACTTAATTGAAATAAATGTTCCAAATAATTCTTTTATTTCTGGAAAATCAATTATAGAATCAAATTTGAGAGATTTATATGGAATAAATATTGTAGGAATTTTAAGAGAAGAAAGTTCTTTTATTTCTCCTAAACCTAAAGAAATTATATTTCCAGGAGATATTTTATTATGTTTTGCAACCGACGAAGAAATTGAACAGCTCCGTCAAGAATTAGAAAAGTCTACAAAAGAAAACAACAAAACAAAAGAAGTCATTGATTATTGTTTACAAAAATTTATTATTAAAAAGGAATCTTATTTAAACGAAATTTTAATTAAAGATACAAAAATTAGTGAAGACTATCATTGCACTATTGTTGGAATTGAAAGAGAAAATGTGCGAATAAAAAATCCAAAGGCAGACTCTATTTTAAAAGAAGATGATATCCTTTGGATTGTTGGTGAAAATCAAATGCTTGAATCTATTAGAAACAATATTTAA